From Flavobacteriales bacterium:
CTCCGTCTTCTAACTCCACCCACTTGTCGGATTCAATACTCTCGTATGCCTTTACTTCAGTATAATCTGTATCACGGGTTATGACATAAAAGTCGAATTCCGATTTAAGATGCTGTATCAAGCTATAGCACGATTTAATTGGTCCTCCTGCCTTATAACCAGGAACAAACCAATCTATAAATACAAGTATTTTCGGTTTACTCAATTTGATTATTTCGCATCCAATTCCCAAGAACAACTAATATCCATATCCTTGCCCAAGTTACATGTGGATCATTATTTAAAAAATCCTTCCAAAGTTTATCTATTTCTTCCGCTCTAAAGTATTCGCTCGATTTCAAAAACGACAACCTCTCTTCGCAATAAATTTTCAAATCGGCCCGAAGCCATTCGCTCCATGGAAAAGTAAACCCCATTTTAGGACGATCAATTATTTCGCTAGGAATCAATGAGCCTACAGAATCTGTTAAAAGCTTTTTGGGAGTAAGAGGCTCTTTAAACCGATCAGGTACATTAAGAACATACTCTACTAATTCATGGTCTAAGAAAGGAACCCTTCCTTCGATGGAATGTGACATTGTCATTCTATCAATTTTCACAAGCATTTCATCGACTAATGTGGTTGAAATATCAACATA
This genomic window contains:
- a CDS encoding asparagine synthetase B; amino-acid sequence: YVDISTTLVDEMLVKIDRMTMSHSIEGRVPFLDHELVEYVLNVPDRFKEPLTPKKLLTDSVGSLIPSEIIDRPKMGFTFPWSEWLRADLKIYCEERLSFLKSSEYFRAEEIDKLWKDFLNNDPHVTWARIWILVVLGNWMRNNQIE